Part of the Candidatus Saccharibacteria bacterium genome, ATTGAGGCTGTAAAATGCCCCAGCAGCATAAAACTTAATTTCACCATCTTTGGTGGATTTAAAGTCCGCCTCAGCGAATATTTGGCTATGAAGATATAGAGGTGTGGTCGAATTCCGAACACTAACTATTAAAAAAACTATCGCCACTATTAGCAATAGTGCGACAGAGCCCCAAATGATACCTCGTTTATTTTTAGAGAATAATTTATTCACCACTTCTCCTTTGTGCTTCTTCTAATACTGCTTGTAGATATGTCTCACCAGGGTCTGCTTTGCCGACGGGACTTGGGCAGTGAAGAGGATCTGTTTGGTAATGGCCCACCACGCCGATCAAGGCTTCAGGTTCGTTTACTAGTGGAATATCAAAGCGTCTACTCAGATCAACCACTGTATTTACAACCGAATCGAATTGTTCGGGGCTATTTAACAACTTCTCTTCATGTTTGCTGACGTCATTAGGAAATCCGTTTATACTCTCGATTTCTATGCCAATTGTTCTAGAGTTAACGCCACATGCGTGTGCAGTAAGTGTGTTTAAAGGCTCAACAAGCTTGTACATACCCCCTTCTTCGTCTGCATATAGCTGAACAGAACAACAGTTACCTGGCCGCCCCTCTATGCCCTGAACAAAGTCCGCAACGCTATTATGATTTCCGGCTGTCCAGTGTAAAACTATTGCTGTAGGATCTATTTCTGACCCCGAGAAAGATATAAAATCAATATAATTGGCTGTGCTTGATGAACAAGATCCAGAAGCGCCAGACAAGTCAACGTATTCAGTAGGCCCTAGCGGTGCATCCTGGTCGGCCCATGCATAATGCAGTATATCTCCGCTGTCTGGTGTTTTTATTGCAGCTTCAAGTTCTAAAAATGCCTCTGGCGATAAACCAGAAACTCGACCGGTATATTCTGGCGGAGTGCCATCTATAAAACCACGCCAATAATCAGGAGGGTTACTTCCACCTTGGTCATTTGTTCCCGTCCATGGGGCTGGCCCGGATTCAATAACTGCAGTAACAACGCTTTTATTAGTCCGAGGATTACTCACAAGAACTCTAGGGTGATTCTGGTAAAACGCAATATCTTCCTCTGGCCTGTCTACGCTCTGACTTTGGCCGCTCCAGGCCCAGTCGACGTATCTCCAGCGCATATTTATATACCATTGTTCTTCTTCGGGGACATTTGTGGGCAGAGCTCCAGCTCCACCACCACCGCTCCCACCGGTGCCGGCAAAACCATTTTGAGCTTCGAGCGGCACATTGGTGAGCTCATAGTGTCTCGATATGCTTCCACCATCGCCTTCAGGTCCACCTACTGGAAGATGTTGCTCCAGGCCAGTTCCACCACTGGTCGCCGGAAGTATGTGACCATCCAGCTCATCGCCAAGCCCGCCACCCGAAGAGCATGCTGCTGGACCGCTTTGCGTATCAATATATGGGGCGCCAACATCAAGTGCTCTTTTTTGTGCCTCTGACAAAGCAGCAGCTTTCGGTGAGTAGCCGTTGCTAAATAAGAAATTGAAGTTCAAGACAAAAACTAATAGTAAGATACTAATATTTTTAAAAACAATTTTCATGGTGTGTGCTCCGGCCCATCTGGGATGTTTAGGTCCACATGAAAGTGATCTCTGTGATTTGCGATGCAGTATGAATTGATCGGTGTGCCTTTCTCTTCTGCGTAATTTAAAATCGCTCTCGTTGTTCCATCCTGCCCGTCAATATGGCTTGAGGTAATAGGCACACCACTTGGCTTCGCTGTGGTCCCTCTGTCGCACCACCAAATATTATCAATTAAGCCGGTGTCTACAAATAGCTTGCCTAAATCTATTGTAGCTTGAGCGCTGAAGGAGGAGCTGTCATATGAAGCAGCCCATGGTGAGCCTTGAGCCAGTACATCAACAGCATGGCCCGTGTTGTGGGTGTTGTGCCCGGCTGCGTTCAAGTCACCTATATATAACTGAGAATTCGGGTAAGCCTCGTGGTAGGCCAGCCCGACGCTGTAAAGAACACAAATCAGCTCATATTGTCCGTATCTGCGGCTTTCATTTGAGTAGATAAAGTATTCATCATTTGGAGGTTCAGGCATTTTATAGTAGGTGAACCCACTCACTACACGAGTTTCTAATGAATCTTGGCTCGGACAGGTTAACCCCTCTAAGCCAACACCAGACCCAGCACTAGCTCCTGGGTTACTGCCGCTTGGAAGACCAATATCTTCACATGCGTTGTCGTCGGCGCTGGAAAGACAGGACATTTCTTGAAGAGCTCCCATATCGCGCAAGTAAATACGAAGATTTTGGTGAAAGCGTTCACCAGGTAATTTATAACAATGGTCTTCTGGTGGGAATTTTTCTTTGTCTTGTCGGGGGTTATGCCACGGGTCCGAATAATCTCTGTAAAAAACACCAACACAAACGCCATCAGACTTAGTGTTAGTCAGTTCTCGTGACATTTCGTGCAGTATTCGGATAATCTCACAAATGTCTGAGGTGCGTGAGTTAATCTGACACATATTTATTTCTCTGCCATTAACTATTTTGCTATCCGCACCGATCTCTGCGGATGTCCACCCAGCATCTCGTGCTACTTGGCGTTTTTCTGCCTCTAAACTAGTGCGTTCATCGTTTTGCTTTTCTAATACATAGTTAGTCGTACCCTGGCAAAAATCAGCCTTTCTTTCATCTTC contains:
- a CDS encoding N-acetylmuramoyl-L-alanine amidase; translated protein: MKIVFKNISILLLVFVLNFNFLFSNGYSPKAAALSEAQKRALDVGAPYIDTQSGPAACSSGGGLGDELDGHILPATSGGTGLEQHLPVGGPEGDGGSISRHYELTNVPLEAQNGFAGTGGSGGGGAGALPTNVPEEEQWYINMRWRYVDWAWSGQSQSVDRPEEDIAFYQNHPRVLVSNPRTNKSVVTAVIESGPAPWTGTNDQGGSNPPDYWRGFIDGTPPEYTGRVSGLSPEAFLELEAAIKTPDSGDILHYAWADQDAPLGPTEYVDLSGASGSCSSSTANYIDFISFSGSEIDPTAIVLHWTAGNHNSVADFVQGIEGRPGNCCSVQLYADEEGGMYKLVEPLNTLTAHACGVNSRTIGIEIESINGFPNDVSKHEEKLLNSPEQFDSVVNTVVDLSRRFDIPLVNEPEALIGVVGHYQTDPLHCPSPVGKADPGETYLQAVLEEAQRRSGE